A section of the Clostridium sp. TW13 genome encodes:
- a CDS encoding prepilin-type N-terminal cleavage/methylation domain-containing protein, with the protein MKQLLKTKRKRKGFTLIELIIVIAIIAILVAVAIPKFSEIRKNANASADLATAKTIHSLIAAETTASSGAVADTASNVAVPDSILNKLDGAKKPKGGTAFTYTMSNGDIKIYIDNASVPVYPN; encoded by the coding sequence ATGAAACAACTACTAAAAACCAAACGAAAGAGAAAAGGCTTTACCCTAATAGAATTAATCATCGTTATTGCAATTATTGCAATATTAGTAGCAGTAGCTATACCAAAATTCAGTGAAATCAGAAAGAATGCCAACGCTAGTGCAGATTTGGCTACAGCAAAAACAATACACTCATTAATTGCTGCTGAAACTACTGCTTCATCAGGAGCAGTTGCTGACACAGCATCAAATGTTGCCGTTCCAGATAGTATTTTAAACAAGTTGGATGGAGCTAAAAAACCTAAGGGAGGGACTGCATTTACGTATACTATGTCTAATGGAGATATAAAAATATATATAGATAATGCAAGTGTTCCTGTATATCCAAACTAA
- a CDS encoding pilus assembly protein PilO, whose amino-acid sequence MKISKKDKLLLYILAIVVVGFAYYEIIYKLQTKWVQELKSINATKEAEYDVAMQTIGSLQRKKSDMKILDAKIDDKTSRLYPKLVQEKIILDLDKLLKDSEIQSSINFNPIVVQGIDGVKIDSTQLGDSTFDPITKEYKSMTNSNKQNTSSQQNDNNSSNAQKTTETVQQFKVTLSFSSSYKDLKKFLDNVSNFQRRIVVNTLSLTQKSIDEVAGTMTLEFYSVPKIDDSDNNYLSWALSGVYGKDIPFNSDSTTSSMQAIASSDETNKNQNDFVISAKSNKSDLPAVMVGKSNDNSRLTYVYADSNNEELVEFTISQKDNKYYYKYRVGSNAYPADLNSLGQEFTPNSGNITIQVSSEKRVDLDDKSGAKIKLINNTDKLVNVEVSGDDSSSPRIKVAGEGNKINVNQK is encoded by the coding sequence ATGAAAATTAGCAAGAAGGATAAACTTTTACTGTACATTTTAGCGATTGTAGTTGTAGGATTTGCATATTATGAGATTATATATAAACTTCAAACAAAATGGGTTCAGGAATTAAAGAGCATAAATGCTACTAAGGAAGCAGAGTACGATGTGGCTATGCAAACTATTGGTTCTTTACAAAGAAAAAAGAGTGATATGAAAATATTGGATGCAAAGATAGATGATAAAACTTCTAGATTATATCCTAAATTAGTGCAAGAAAAAATTATTCTAGATTTAGACAAGCTTTTGAAGGATAGTGAAATTCAAAGTAGTATAAATTTTAATCCTATAGTAGTGCAAGGAATAGATGGGGTGAAAATAGACTCAACCCAATTGGGAGACAGTACTTTTGATCCTATCACTAAAGAATATAAATCAATGACTAATTCTAATAAACAAAATACTTCATCTCAACAGAATGATAATAATTCAAGTAATGCTCAAAAGACTACTGAAACTGTACAACAGTTTAAAGTAACTTTGTCATTCTCATCATCTTATAAGGATTTAAAAAAATTTTTAGATAATGTTAGTAATTTTCAAAGAAGAATAGTAGTTAATACTTTATCTTTAACTCAAAAGAGCATAGATGAAGTGGCAGGTACTATGACATTAGAATTTTATTCTGTACCCAAGATAGATGATAGTGATAATAACTATTTATCATGGGCACTAAGTGGAGTTTATGGAAAGGACATACCATTTAATTCTGATTCTACAACAAGCTCTATGCAGGCAATAGCAAGTTCAGATGAGACAAATAAAAATCAAAATGATTTTGTAATATCTGCGAAGTCTAATAAATCAGATTTACCAGCAGTAATGGTTGGAAAGTCTAATGACAATTCAAGATTAACTTATGTTTATGCAGATAGTAATAATGAGGAACTTGTTGAATTTACAATAAGTCAAAAAGATAATAAATATTATTATAAATATAGGGTTGGAAGTAATGCTTATCCAGCAGATTTAAATTCTTTAGGACAAGAATTTACGCCTAATTCTGGAAATATAACTATTCAAGTTTCAAGTGAGAAAAGAGTAGATTTAGATGATAAATCAGGAGCAAAGATTAAGTTAATAAATAATACAGATAAATTAGTGAATGTAGAAGTTAGTGGAGATGATAGCAGCAGTCCTAGGATAAAGGTTGCTGGTGAAGGTAATAAAATTAATGTTAACCAAAAGTAG
- a CDS encoding PilN domain-containing protein — translation MRDINFFSPYQGKKKENINTQIYIYGAAVVIGLFILVTLCVNSYKMIYYKTSIAKYEAKLTDSDTKKKLDEAKVVNKKLEILNKYEHGIADISKNMNSRDIVTTKLLNSISATLPSDVYFKSIDVTTSAINIKAMSKSRKAIGEIEHNLKNLSNIQDVYIGAISGDGALDGEYSFDIKCVLKEVK, via the coding sequence ATGAGAGATATTAATTTTTTTAGTCCTTATCAAGGCAAGAAGAAAGAAAACATAAATACGCAGATATATATTTATGGTGCCGCAGTTGTAATAGGTTTATTTATATTAGTTACATTGTGTGTAAACTCTTATAAGATGATTTATTATAAGACATCTATAGCAAAATATGAGGCTAAATTAACAGACTCTGACACTAAGAAGAAACTTGATGAAGCTAAGGTAGTAAATAAAAAGTTAGAAATATTAAATAAATATGAACATGGAATTGCAGATATAAGCAAAAATATGAATTCTAGAGATATAGTTACAACTAAATTATTAAATTCTATAAGTGCAACTTTACCTAGTGATGTTTATTTTAAGAGTATAGATGTTACCACTAGTGCTATAAATATTAAAGCAATGTCAAAAAGCAGAAAAGCCATTGGAGAGATTGAGCACAATTTAAAGAATTTAAGTAATATACAAGATGTATATATAGGAGCCATATCTGGAGATGGTGCTTTAGATGGTGAGTATTCCTTTGATATAAAATGTGTGTTAAAGGAGGTAAAATAG
- a CDS encoding GspE/PulE family protein — MANERKRLGDILVNDGKITNFQLRQALDWQKTSGGKLGEILVEQKIVTEDEIIDSVEKQTGIRKVDLNIINFDRKAMSLIQQNLCRKYMLIPFGFNNNKIKVAMSDPLNIFAIDDVAIATGFEIEIYISRKSDIKKFIEVYYTSEQVSEAAKLLSQESIEANSIKTNVEEIDEVKNAPVVKMVDYLFKNSVEMKASDIHIEPFEHEIKIRYRIDGRLQTINTLGIESLAPLVTRIKILAGLNIAEKRIPQDGRIITTVGSNDVDLRVSILPVVNGEKIVIRILNRSSYRVGKERLGMNQDNLEKLDRIIKQPHGIVLVTGPTGSGKSTTLYTILNELNSNDVNIITVEDPVEYTLNGINQVNVNVKAGLTFASGLRSILRQDPDIVMIGEIRDNETAEIAIKAAITGHLVLSTLHTNDAPSSIIRLIDMGIQPYLVSTSIVGVIAQRLVRRVCEKCKKPYLANEYEKRILGIEDEKVTLYKGQGCGYCNNTGYSGRIGVYEIMEITREHREAINSKNSLDELRDISIKHGMKTLGEECKQLVLDGVTTVEELATVTLLKEL, encoded by the coding sequence ATGGCTAATGAAAGAAAGAGATTAGGAGATATACTTGTTAACGATGGAAAGATAACCAATTTTCAACTCAGACAAGCTCTTGATTGGCAAAAGACATCTGGCGGTAAGTTAGGAGAAATCTTAGTTGAGCAAAAAATTGTAACTGAAGATGAAATTATAGATTCTGTCGAAAAACAAACAGGGATAAGAAAAGTTGATTTAAACATTATAAATTTTGATAGAAAGGCAATGAGTCTTATACAACAAAATTTATGTAGAAAATATATGTTAATTCCTTTTGGATTTAATAATAATAAAATAAAGGTAGCTATGTCAGATCCGCTTAACATTTTTGCTATAGATGATGTTGCTATAGCTACAGGATTTGAGATTGAAATATATATATCAAGGAAAAGTGACATAAAAAAGTTTATTGAAGTTTATTATACAAGTGAGCAAGTTTCAGAAGCTGCAAAGTTACTTTCACAGGAAAGTATAGAGGCAAACAGTATAAAGACTAATGTTGAAGAAATAGATGAAGTTAAAAATGCTCCAGTTGTAAAGATGGTAGATTATCTATTTAAGAACTCTGTAGAAATGAAGGCTTCAGATATTCATATTGAACCCTTTGAACATGAGATAAAAATTAGATATAGAATAGACGGAAGATTACAAACAATAAATACGCTTGGCATAGAGAGTTTAGCTCCTTTGGTAACTAGAATAAAGATACTTGCAGGATTAAATATAGCTGAAAAAAGAATACCTCAAGATGGAAGGATAATAACAACTGTTGGTTCAAATGATGTGGATCTAAGAGTTTCTATATTACCAGTTGTAAATGGGGAAAAAATAGTTATAAGAATTTTAAATAGAAGCAGCTATAGAGTTGGAAAAGAAAGACTAGGGATGAACCAAGATAACTTAGAAAAGTTAGATAGAATTATAAAACAGCCACATGGAATAGTTTTAGTTACAGGACCAACAGGAAGTGGTAAATCCACTACTTTATATACAATATTAAATGAATTGAACTCAAATGATGTAAATATAATTACTGTAGAAGATCCCGTAGAATACACTTTAAATGGAATAAATCAGGTTAATGTCAACGTAAAGGCAGGTTTAACTTTTGCAAGTGGACTTAGAAGTATATTAAGACAAGATCCAGATATTGTAATGATAGGTGAGATTAGAGATAATGAAACTGCTGAAATTGCTATAAAAGCAGCTATAACTGGACACTTAGTTTTGAGTACTTTACATACTAATGATGCACCATCTTCTATAATTAGACTTATTGATATGGGGATACAGCCATATTTGGTTTCAACTTCTATAGTAGGGGTTATTGCTCAAAGATTGGTCAGAAGGGTTTGTGAAAAATGCAAAAAACCATATTTGGCTAATGAATATGAAAAGAGAATATTAGGAATTGAAGATGAAAAAGTAACATTGTATAAAGGCCAAGGCTGTGGATATTGCAACAATACAGGATACTCAGGCAGAATTGGTGTATATGAAATAATGGAAATAACGAGAGAACATAGAGAGGCTATTAATTCTAAAAATAGCTTGGATGAACTTAGAGATATTTCTATTAAGCATGGAATGAAAACCTTAGGTGAAGAATGTAAACAGTTGGTATTAGATGGTGTTACAACTGTGGAGGAGTTAGCTACAGTAACTTTGTTAAAGGAACTATAA
- the pilM gene encoding type IV pilus assembly protein PilM → MEKKNETQAKSILQMDVKDIVGKFSTIKKKKKKSSKPKFEMKKTVVAFDIGTSSIKIAVGSYYKNKLSIDKLFETATPDGSIEDGKITNSSALMAALNYTLMDNGIRVKDVICTTNSSSIINRELIIPKVEEDELATVVKYEIQQYLPINLNDYILQTSVLEEIEENNQKKLSVRAISYPERTANAYYELVNGLGLRPYALDVNYNSLNKLINNIGINQIFPYSEDGSLAFIDMGVKSIDINIYNRKGILDFTRIIRTGGADIDDALIQRKHSTRKTLEQDKKEKIHLNFTETDKFSDCVKDVADEWIEKIEKVIQFYKNKSFENEISNIILYGGSSNLNGLPKYMAEKLGIKTMKISTLPNVTIKPKDIDIAKYINVIGSIIRL, encoded by the coding sequence ATGGAAAAGAAGAATGAAACCCAAGCTAAAAGCATATTGCAGATGGACGTTAAAGATATAGTTGGAAAATTTTCTACCATAAAAAAGAAGAAGAAAAAGAGCAGTAAGCCTAAGTTTGAGATGAAGAAAACAGTTGTAGCTTTTGATATAGGCACTAGTAGCATAAAGATTGCAGTGGGAAGCTATTATAAAAATAAATTATCAATAGATAAGTTGTTTGAAACTGCAACCCCTGATGGGTCTATTGAGGATGGAAAGATAACAAATTCTAGTGCTTTGATGGCTGCTTTAAACTATACCTTAATGGATAATGGGATAAGAGTAAAAGATGTAATTTGCACTACCAACTCTTCCTCAATCATAAATAGAGAGTTGATTATTCCAAAAGTAGAAGAAGATGAATTAGCAACAGTTGTAAAATATGAAATTCAGCAATATCTACCAATAAACTTGAATGATTATATACTTCAAACGAGCGTACTTGAAGAAATAGAAGAAAATAATCAAAAGAAACTTAGTGTTCGTGCAATTTCATATCCCGAAAGAACCGCAAATGCATATTATGAACTAGTTAATGGTTTGGGATTGAGACCGTATGCTTTAGATGTAAATTATAACTCTCTAAATAAATTAATAAATAACATTGGTATAAATCAGATTTTTCCATATAGTGAGGATGGTTCCTTGGCTTTTATAGATATGGGGGTAAAGTCCATTGATATAAACATATATAATCGTAAAGGAATTTTAGATTTTACAAGAATAATAAGAACAGGTGGTGCAGATATTGATGATGCACTGATACAAAGAAAGCATAGTACAAGAAAAACATTGGAGCAGGACAAGAAAGAAAAAATACATTTGAATTTTACAGAAACTGATAAGTTCAGTGATTGTGTGAAAGATGTAGCTGATGAATGGATTGAAAAAATAGAAAAAGTTATTCAATTTTATAAAAATAAAAGTTTTGAAAATGAAATTTCTAATATAATTTTGTATGGTGGATCAAGTAACTTGAACGGGTTGCCTAAATATATGGCAGAGAAATTGGGAATCAAAACAATGAAAATAAGTACTTTACCTAATGTAACCATTAAACCTAAGGATATAGATATAGCTAAATATATAAATGTAATTGGATCTATTATAAGACTGTAG
- a CDS encoding prepilin peptidase, whose amino-acid sequence MEFFLIFVIGIVIGSFLNVCIYRIPNEESIAYPPSHCGNCNSQLKPLDLIPIFSYIFLRGRCRYCKLKISIQYPIIELLNGVVYVLLYLKLGLTIEFVKLCVLVSLLIVIGIIDYKTKFVYRNTVIFGMVMGVIFISISSIMYKQNFYNYLLGAIIGFGVIFLIVILTRGMGEGDIEIALICGLFLGVQNIIVTLFLAFVIGGIVGIIILLLKLKGKKEEIAFGPYLAIGALIAMLFGNKIINLYLNMF is encoded by the coding sequence ATGGAATTTTTTTTGATATTTGTTATTGGAATAGTTATAGGAAGTTTTTTAAATGTATGTATTTATAGAATACCCAATGAAGAATCTATTGCATATCCACCATCTCACTGTGGTAATTGTAACAGTCAGCTGAAACCTTTAGATTTAATACCTATATTTAGCTATATTTTTTTACGAGGGAGATGCAGATATTGTAAATTAAAAATATCTATACAGTATCCAATCATAGAGTTATTAAATGGAGTAGTTTATGTATTGTTATATTTAAAGTTAGGACTAACTATAGAATTTGTAAAGCTATGCGTTTTAGTTTCTTTATTAATTGTGATAGGGATTATAGATTATAAAACTAAATTTGTATATAGAAATACAGTGATATTTGGAATGGTCATGGGAGTGATATTTATTTCTATTTCTTCAATAATGTATAAACAAAATTTTTATAATTACTTATTGGGAGCTATAATAGGCTTTGGAGTAATATTTTTAATAGTAATTCTCACCAGAGGCATGGGGGAAGGAGATATTGAGATAGCATTAATTTGTGGCCTATTTTTAGGTGTACAAAATATAATTGTTACTTTATTTCTGGCATTTGTAATTGGAGGAATTGTAGGGATAATAATTTTATTGTTAAAGCTTAAAGGAAAAAAAGAAGAGATAGCTTTTGGTCCATATTTAGCTATAGGAGCATTAATTGCAATGTTATTCGGAAATAAAATAATTAACTTATATTTGAATATGTTTTAG
- a CDS encoding type II secretion system F family protein — translation MSKFKYRAMTSEGNKIEGIYEGQSQNDVLSMISSNGYYPLMIEEIKENGNIQFKINKKVKTKHIAIFCRQFYTMLNAGLPLTNCLNVLANQVEHPRLREAVGEIEEEVKKGNSLSSSMKKYKDVFPDLLVNLVEAGEVSGNLDTILLRMANHYEKENKVNNKVKGAMIYPIVLSVVAISVLIFILTYVMPTFMNLFNQTGTKLPWNTRFLMWLSNALSNHFILCAVVVLAAVLGIKYYCKTDNGTLFMSKLKLKLPIIKKLNQKIIVSRFTRTLSTLLASGITLVQALQIVSTVVGNKIAENSLLNIKEKVVRGEGLYSSIKAESIFPEMLSSMVKIGEETGSLDDILNKTADFYDEEVETTIQSTVALLEPILIVVMGLVIGFIILSIMLPMYDSYTQI, via the coding sequence ATGTCAAAATTTAAATATAGAGCCATGACTTCAGAGGGAAATAAAATAGAAGGCATATATGAAGGACAATCTCAGAATGACGTTTTATCCATGATTTCATCCAATGGGTATTATCCACTTATGATTGAGGAAATTAAGGAAAATGGTAATATTCAATTCAAAATAAATAAAAAAGTAAAGACCAAGCATATAGCAATATTTTGCAGGCAGTTCTATACAATGTTAAATGCAGGGCTGCCGCTTACAAACTGTTTGAATGTTTTAGCTAATCAAGTTGAACATCCAAGACTTAGAGAGGCTGTAGGTGAGATTGAAGAAGAGGTGAAAAAGGGAAATTCTTTGTCTAGCTCAATGAAGAAATATAAAGATGTATTCCCAGATCTTTTGGTTAACCTTGTTGAAGCAGGAGAGGTTAGTGGTAACTTAGATACAATTTTGTTAAGAATGGCTAATCATTATGAAAAAGAGAATAAAGTAAATAACAAGGTAAAAGGGGCAATGATTTATCCTATAGTATTAAGTGTCGTTGCTATAAGCGTTCTAATATTTATTTTAACATATGTAATGCCAACTTTTATGAATTTATTCAATCAAACTGGTACAAAGTTACCGTGGAATACAAGGTTTTTAATGTGGCTAAGTAATGCACTTTCCAATCATTTTATTTTATGTGCAGTAGTAGTATTAGCAGCAGTTTTAGGTATTAAGTATTATTGTAAAACAGATAATGGAACTCTTTTTATGAGCAAGTTAAAATTGAAATTGCCTATAATAAAGAAGCTTAATCAAAAGATTATAGTGTCAAGATTTACAAGAACTCTTTCAACCTTACTAGCAAGTGGAATCACTTTGGTACAAGCACTTCAAATTGTTTCAACGGTAGTTGGTAATAAGATAGCAGAGAATTCATTGTTAAATATAAAAGAAAAGGTAGTTAGAGGAGAAGGCTTATATTCAAGTATTAAAGCAGAAAGTATTTTCCCGGAAATGTTATCATCTATGGTTAAGATAGGAGAAGAAACTGGATCATTAGATGATATTTTAAATAAAACAGCAGATTTCTACGATGAAGAAGTAGAAACAACCATACAATCTACAGTGGCTTTATTGGAACCAATATTAATAGTGGTGATGGGGCTTGTCATAGGATTTATAATTCTTTCAATTATGCTTCCTATGTATGACAGCTATACACAAATATAA
- a CDS encoding type IV pilus modification PilV family protein, with translation MSEKKKGFTLIELIISIALIGILLVPVSSMVLTTVRTNKRAEVKQKATLVGQKVLEQLRAVNIAKQGTSFNFTGITFDNNVANNVFVLNNVDSYKVTVTLNVKNTLESANTEEVKYDGKYSIGVRNEQPTIISQNSSNPADVKEVPDNKIIIKVQKSGNDRIVDINNGEINETVTTKDASGNPSSDPNDKKDLNLALNFSKYILTNQSQYAANPVYVNVYNQDDKYVNLCLQKTDNIIVNVNQYVNPINIYNNRPEDPNAAKIGDMYDIMVEVTKDNSSLFVGHAVKNIK, from the coding sequence ATGAGTGAAAAAAAGAAAGGCTTTACTTTGATTGAACTTATAATAAGTATAGCACTAATTGGAATATTATTAGTTCCAGTATCATCTATGGTATTAACTACAGTGAGAACCAACAAAAGAGCAGAAGTAAAGCAAAAAGCTACATTAGTTGGACAAAAAGTTTTAGAGCAGCTTAGAGCAGTAAATATAGCTAAGCAGGGGACTAGCTTTAATTTTACAGGGATAACTTTTGATAATAATGTAGCAAATAATGTTTTTGTATTAAATAACGTAGACAGTTATAAGGTAACTGTTACATTAAATGTTAAGAATACTTTAGAAAGTGCTAATACTGAAGAGGTTAAATATGATGGTAAGTATAGTATTGGGGTTAGAAACGAACAACCTACTATAATATCACAAAATTCTAGTAATCCTGCAGATGTAAAAGAGGTTCCTGATAACAAGATAATAATTAAAGTACAGAAAAGTGGAAATGACAGAATTGTGGATATAAATAATGGTGAAATAAATGAAACTGTTACAACTAAAGATGCTTCAGGAAATCCTAGTAGTGATCCAAATGACAAAAAAGATTTAAATTTAGCACTAAATTTTAGTAAGTATATTTTAACTAATCAATCACAATATGCAGCCAATCCTGTATATGTTAATGTATATAATCAAGATGATAAATATGTAAATCTTTGTTTACAAAAAACAGATAATATAATTGTAAATGTGAATCAATATGTCAATCCAATTAACATTTATAACAATCGTCCTGAAGATCCTAATGCCGCTAAGATTGGAGATATGTATGACATAATGGTGGAGGTGACAAAGGATAATTCAAGTTTGTTTGTTGGTCATGCTGTTAAGAATATCAAATAG